Proteins from a genomic interval of Neosynechococcus sphagnicola sy1:
- a CDS encoding EVE domain-containing protein: MKSEPEVYGIADLERDRTTIWDGVRNYQARNFLRSMASGDRAFFYHSNASPPGIIGLMQVVETDLVDPSQFDASSHYYDPKSTPEKPRWQTVEVEFIERFPSLISLDTLRQNFSPDDLWVVRQGNRLSVMPIEIPVAEKILAMAR; the protein is encoded by the coding sequence ATGAAATCTGAGCCGGAGGTCTACGGCATTGCCGATTTAGAGCGCGATCGCACCACGATTTGGGATGGGGTGCGGAACTATCAAGCGCGTAACTTTTTGCGTTCCATGGCCAGCGGTGATCGAGCCTTCTTCTACCACTCCAATGCCTCACCCCCTGGGATTATCGGCCTGATGCAAGTCGTTGAGACAGACCTGGTTGACCCCAGTCAGTTTGATGCCAGCAGTCACTATTACGACCCCAAGTCCACCCCGGAGAAGCCCCGTTGGCAAACCGTAGAGGTTGAGTTTATCGAACGGTTCCCCAGCCTGATTTCCCTGGACACCCTGCGCCAAAACTTTAGCCCTGATGATCTGTGGGTTGTCCGTCAGGGCAATCGCTTATCTGTCATGCCCATTGAGATCCCCGTTGCCGAGAAAATTTTGGCTATGGCGCGCTGA
- a CDS encoding glycosyltransferase family 2 protein — translation MAKVSVVIPVYRVEKYISETVKSVLQQTFTDFEVLIIDDESPDSSIEICQSFSDPRIKIIHQENRGLSGARNTGIRHSVGEYIAFLDSDDVWLPEKLEKHLRHLESSPEVGLSFCRSAFIDESGQFLGTYQMPQLKDIETAYLLCRNPVGNGSAPVIRKSVLEEIKFFNDHRGSMEDYYFDEQFRQSEDIECWIRISILTNWKIEGIPDVLTLYRVNSGGLSANYFKQLDSWENVIKKTRSYAPDLIAKWENKARAYQLRYLARRAVRSQDGAMAIRLFNRAIATHWQITFEEPRRTILTGLAAYLLWLLPRPFYQGMERWAMRRAGVNQARRISREQSQESSSRA, via the coding sequence ATGGCTAAAGTTTCAGTTGTTATTCCAGTCTATCGAGTTGAAAAATATATTTCTGAAACCGTAAAATCTGTTTTACAGCAAACATTTACAGATTTTGAGGTGCTGATTATTGATGATGAATCGCCGGATTCAAGTATTGAAATTTGTCAGAGTTTCTCCGATCCTCGCATCAAAATTATCCATCAGGAAAATCGGGGGTTATCTGGGGCTAGAAATACTGGAATTCGTCACTCAGTTGGAGAATATATCGCTTTCCTGGATAGTGATGATGTCTGGTTGCCGGAAAAACTAGAAAAACACTTACGTCATCTAGAATCTTCTCCTGAGGTTGGTCTGAGTTTTTGTCGTTCTGCATTTATTGACGAAAGTGGACAATTTCTCGGAACCTATCAAATGCCACAACTCAAAGATATAGAAACCGCTTATTTATTGTGTCGTAATCCCGTGGGTAATGGCTCGGCTCCCGTGATTCGGAAATCCGTACTTGAGGAGATTAAATTTTTTAATGATCACCGTGGTTCCATGGAAGATTATTATTTTGATGAGCAATTTCGTCAATCAGAAGATATCGAATGCTGGATTAGAATTTCGATCTTAACAAACTGGAAAATCGAGGGAATTCCCGATGTTCTAACACTCTATAGAGTTAACTCCGGTGGATTATCTGCTAATTATTTTAAGCAACTAGATTCATGGGAAAACGTCATCAAAAAAACTCGTTCCTATGCACCCGACTTAATTGCTAAGTGGGAAAACAAAGCCAGAGCCTATCAGCTGCGGTATTTAGCACGCAGAGCTGTGCGTTCCCAAGATGGGGCAATGGCAATCCGGCTGTTTAACCGAGCGATCGCGACCCACTGGCAAATTACCTTTGAAGAACCTAGGCGAACCATCCTGACTGGGTTAGCAGCCTACCTGCTCTGGCTTCTCCCTCGCCCCTTCTACCAGGGAATGGAGCGTTGGGCAATGCGACGGGCCGGGGTCAACCAAGCTCGACGCATTTCACGCGAACAATCTCAGGAATCATCATCTAGAGCCTGA
- a CDS encoding pentapeptide repeat-containing protein, producing the protein MNELERCYRVLDLEPGASLEEVNQAYKDLVFIWHPDRIPKDNHRLQQKALEKLKEINAARDRLRAHRHHSPAPPSPHSPRSQPRPAPHQPAPKPPPSYTEARTTAQRQASSSHSHTTAQPHTAPHSHTTAQPHRPRYRQDPDLSGADFHGADLREKDLSGRNLSHANLTNADLSDAFLHNINLAGANLFQANLFRANLLEANLQKANLREANLVCADLSGADLSGADLTGARLGTRDRIMVKMTGARLTGTIMPDGTVHP; encoded by the coding sequence ATGAATGAACTAGAACGCTGTTATCGAGTCCTAGACTTAGAGCCAGGCGCTTCACTGGAGGAAGTGAATCAGGCTTATAAGGATCTAGTGTTCATTTGGCATCCTGATCGCATTCCCAAAGATAATCACCGGTTGCAGCAAAAAGCATTAGAGAAACTGAAGGAAATCAATGCCGCCCGCGATCGCCTGCGTGCCCATCGCCATCATTCCCCGGCTCCCCCCTCCCCCCATTCCCCCCGCTCCCAACCCCGGCCAGCACCCCACCAACCTGCGCCCAAGCCGCCCCCGTCTTACACCGAAGCCCGTACCACTGCCCAACGGCAGGCCAGTTCCTCCCATAGTCACACCACTGCTCAGCCCCATACGGCTCCCCATAGTCACACCACTGCTCAGCCCCACCGTCCTCGCTATCGCCAAGATCCCGATCTGAGCGGGGCTGACTTTCACGGGGCGGATCTCCGAGAGAAAGACCTATCTGGGCGTAATCTCAGCCATGCCAATTTAACCAATGCCGATCTCAGTGATGCCTTTTTGCATAACATCAATCTGGCGGGAGCCAATTTGTTTCAGGCCAACCTGTTTCGAGCCAACCTGCTGGAAGCTAATTTACAAAAAGCCAATTTACGAGAAGCCAATCTGGTCTGTGCCGATCTGAGTGGGGCGGATTTGAGTGGAGCCGATCTCACAGGTGCCCGCCTCGGAACCCGCGATCGCATCATGGTGAAAATGACCGGAGCGCGCTTAACCGGAACCATTATGCCAGATGGTACGGTACACCCCTAA
- a CDS encoding biotin--[acetyl-CoA-carboxylase] ligase, giving the protein MQFDRQALTQWLESLRPPGTTGWVWNCQIFEQLPSTNRTLWEHLDQGATSGTIVIALEQTAGRGQWGRQWQSPPGGLYLSLGLLLDLAIAQSARLTLGSAWGIATVLGDWGIPVQLKWPNDLLLGHHKLGGILTETRIHQGRISQAVIGVGINWCNAVPASGISLQSFLKAPEYTDCRFNRQPPTLEFLAALVVQGLLTGYQTWQQPDIAPLLIAYEQLLTGLGAAIVVEGEPGVILGVTASGALRVGLDPPRKGDLTGSELHLQPGMISLGYPQTNTSEYNGQREPNHEGKQQ; this is encoded by the coding sequence GTGCAATTTGACCGCCAAGCCTTGACTCAGTGGCTAGAATCATTACGCCCTCCAGGTACCACTGGTTGGGTCTGGAATTGTCAGATTTTTGAGCAATTACCCTCCACCAACCGTACCCTCTGGGAACACTTGGATCAGGGGGCAACCTCCGGAACCATTGTCATTGCCCTTGAGCAAACCGCTGGACGCGGCCAATGGGGACGCCAGTGGCAGTCTCCTCCCGGAGGGTTGTATCTGTCCTTGGGATTATTGTTAGATTTGGCGATCGCCCAAAGCGCCCGACTGACCCTGGGGAGTGCCTGGGGAATTGCGACGGTGCTGGGGGATTGGGGCATTCCAGTGCAGCTCAAGTGGCCGAATGATCTGTTGTTGGGCCATCACAAATTAGGGGGGATTCTCACCGAAACCCGCATCCACCAGGGACGGATCTCACAGGCCGTGATCGGCGTTGGAATCAACTGGTGCAATGCTGTGCCCGCATCGGGAATCTCGCTCCAGTCATTTTTAAAGGCTCCTGAGTACACGGACTGCCGTTTTAATCGCCAGCCCCCGACCTTGGAATTCTTGGCAGCGCTGGTGGTGCAGGGATTGCTCACGGGGTATCAAACCTGGCAACAACCTGATATCGCTCCGCTCCTGATTGCCTATGAGCAGCTATTGACAGGACTGGGGGCAGCCATCGTTGTTGAAGGGGAACCTGGGGTAATTTTAGGCGTGACTGCCAGCGGAGCGCTGCGAGTTGGCCTCGACCCACCAAGAAAAGGGGATCTAACTGGTTCCGAACTGCATCTTCAACCAGGTATGATCAGCCTTGGCTACCCGCAAACCAATACCAGTGAGTACAATGGGCAACGGGAACCCAACCATGAGGGAAAACAGCAATGA
- a CDS encoding DHH family phosphoesterase: protein MSPSDLISTADSATAESELSTQMAAIPTLEYVGVSPNGISITPASFPAQRSQETVPLSKSELLRRTLERHRGDRQLVILQDFPDPDALSSAWAYKLIAQQFEIQCDIVYGGTLSHQENIALVKLTGLAVQRWTTQTLKSKDLNIYQGCIYIDHQGTTTQLAPLVKQAGIPLTVVVDHHSVQQEKLETEFCDIRPQARATATIFTQYLQVGLLKIDSSVAEHVKCATALMHGIRSDTNRLMYAQEEDFLAAGYLSRFYDAQLLNAVLQASRSRQVMGVIERSLKNRIVQNNFSIAGVGYLHYDDRDAIPQAADFLVTEENVHTAVVYGIIHDEDKEEMLVGSLRTTKLTLDPDEFLKEAFGQDAQGRFFGGGRSMAGGFEVPIGFLSGCNDTAEYAKLKWDVFDGQIKQKLLKLVNPKGNLIRTE from the coding sequence ATGTCTCCAAGTGATCTTATATCGACGGCTGATTCGGCTACCGCTGAGTCTGAATTAAGTACTCAAATGGCTGCAATTCCCACCCTTGAGTATGTGGGGGTGAGTCCCAATGGAATTAGTATTACGCCTGCCAGTTTTCCGGCTCAGCGATCGCAGGAGACAGTACCCCTATCAAAATCAGAACTCCTACGCCGCACCCTAGAACGCCACCGCGGCGATCGCCAGTTGGTCATTCTGCAAGACTTCCCCGACCCGGATGCCCTGTCGTCGGCTTGGGCCTATAAACTGATTGCCCAGCAGTTTGAGATTCAGTGTGACATTGTTTATGGGGGCACCCTGAGCCACCAGGAAAATATTGCCTTGGTCAAGTTAACGGGTCTAGCGGTGCAGCGCTGGACGACTCAGACCCTGAAGAGCAAGGATTTAAATATCTACCAGGGGTGCATCTACATTGATCACCAGGGCACAACGACCCAATTAGCACCCTTGGTCAAGCAGGCTGGAATTCCCCTTACCGTTGTGGTTGACCACCACAGTGTGCAGCAGGAAAAGCTGGAAACTGAGTTTTGTGATATCCGCCCCCAAGCTCGAGCTACCGCCACCATATTTACCCAGTACCTCCAGGTGGGGTTACTCAAGATCGATAGCAGTGTCGCTGAGCATGTCAAGTGTGCCACGGCGCTGATGCACGGCATTCGCTCCGATACGAATCGTCTGATGTATGCCCAGGAAGAGGACTTTCTGGCCGCCGGATACCTGAGTCGCTTCTATGATGCTCAACTGCTGAATGCAGTGCTGCAAGCCTCCCGGTCTCGCCAAGTCATGGGCGTGATTGAGCGATCGCTGAAGAATCGGATTGTGCAGAATAATTTCTCCATTGCGGGGGTGGGTTATTTACACTACGACGACCGAGATGCCATTCCTCAGGCTGCGGACTTCTTGGTCACAGAAGAGAATGTCCATACAGCGGTTGTCTATGGCATTATCCATGACGAAGATAAAGAAGAAATGCTCGTTGGCTCTCTGCGCACCACGAAGCTGACCCTTGACCCCGATGAATTCCTCAAGGAAGCATTTGGTCAGGATGCCCAAGGACGGTTTTTTGGGGGAGGCCGCTCTATGGCTGGGGGCTTTGAAGTGCCCATTGGTTTCCTGTCGGGCTGTAATGACACCGCTGAGTATGCCAAGTTGAAGTGGGATGTCTTTGACGGTCAGATTAAGCAAAAGCTACTGAAACTGGTCAACCCCAAGGGCAATCTCATCCGTACCGAGTAG
- the hflX gene encoding GTPase HflX: MGTPFRCARIEAVIETIYGNLQGLKASQLRQLQRLYHQRLPGDRLTTSEVAQRVAAISTDIDQPICVYVNRRGQVIRVGVGTVRQTQIPPLELPRYGAERLSGIRCLATQFTEEPPGEAVLTAMALQRLDALVTLVLSGQGFERRGGGASGYVTATYLAHLQPESGEPGAERSPGTWLVSPLRSLEDVCQEDFLDWVEGLETAFRREFVARQVDTDQDRVLLVGLKTDQMEMQRFQDGLAELERLVDTAGGEVLQTLRQRRPRPHPQTVVGTGKVEEIALAAQTVGANLVVFDRGLSPAQVRNLEMQLGVRVIDRTELILDIFAQRAQSGAGKLQVELAQLEYRLPRLTGRGQAMSRLGGGIGTRGPGETKLESDRRAIQRRIAHLQQEVNHLQAHRARMRQQRQHQQVPSVALVGYTNAGKSTLLNVLTQAEVYTADQLFATLDPTTRRFIVTDPMTRKPLTVLLTDTVGFIHELPAALVDAFRATLEEVSEADALLHVVDLSHPAWLSQIRSVMQILSEMPITPGPALIVFNKIDQVDGDNLSLAQEEYPQGVFISASDRLGLETLRQRLIQLVQYVTQDN; this comes from the coding sequence ATGGGAACACCCTTCCGTTGTGCACGAATCGAGGCAGTTATCGAGACCATTTACGGCAATCTTCAGGGTCTAAAGGCCAGTCAACTCCGACAACTCCAACGGCTCTACCATCAACGACTTCCCGGCGATCGCCTCACGACATCAGAGGTTGCCCAGCGGGTCGCCGCCATTAGCACTGACATTGATCAGCCCATCTGTGTCTACGTCAACCGTCGAGGCCAGGTGATTCGAGTGGGAGTGGGGACGGTGCGCCAAACGCAAATTCCCCCCCTGGAACTCCCCCGTTACGGAGCTGAACGACTGAGTGGCATTCGCTGTCTGGCGACCCAGTTTACCGAGGAGCCACCGGGGGAGGCGGTGTTAACCGCCATGGCGCTGCAACGGCTGGATGCCCTGGTGACTCTGGTACTCTCTGGTCAAGGCTTCGAGCGCCGAGGTGGGGGGGCTAGCGGCTATGTCACCGCCACCTATCTGGCGCACTTGCAACCCGAGAGCGGCGAGCCAGGGGCAGAGCGATCGCCCGGCACCTGGCTCGTATCCCCCCTTCGTTCCTTAGAAGACGTTTGCCAAGAGGACTTTCTAGACTGGGTGGAGGGGCTGGAAACAGCGTTTCGTCGAGAATTTGTCGCCCGTCAAGTGGACACCGACCAGGATCGGGTCTTACTGGTGGGGTTGAAAACTGATCAAATGGAGATGCAGCGCTTCCAGGATGGTCTAGCGGAGCTAGAAAGATTGGTGGATACCGCTGGGGGAGAGGTGCTGCAAACCCTGCGGCAACGGCGACCCCGCCCCCATCCGCAAACCGTTGTGGGGACGGGAAAAGTCGAGGAAATTGCCCTAGCGGCCCAAACCGTGGGAGCCAATCTGGTGGTGTTTGACCGGGGGTTGTCTCCGGCGCAAGTGCGGAACTTAGAAATGCAGTTAGGGGTGCGGGTGATTGACCGGACGGAGCTGATTCTGGATATCTTTGCCCAGCGTGCTCAGTCAGGGGCGGGGAAACTCCAGGTGGAACTAGCTCAATTGGAATACCGCCTCCCCCGGTTGACGGGACGGGGACAGGCCATGTCTCGTTTGGGAGGGGGCATTGGCACCCGTGGCCCAGGGGAAACCAAACTGGAGTCAGATCGACGCGCCATTCAGCGGCGAATTGCTCACTTGCAACAGGAAGTGAATCACCTCCAAGCCCATCGTGCCCGGATGCGCCAGCAGCGCCAGCATCAGCAAGTGCCTTCCGTGGCCTTGGTGGGCTATACCAATGCCGGAAAGTCCACCCTCTTGAATGTCCTTACCCAAGCAGAGGTCTATACCGCCGATCAGTTGTTTGCCACCCTTGACCCCACCACTCGGCGGTTTATAGTCACCGATCCGATGACCCGGAAGCCTTTGACCGTGCTGTTAACAGATACGGTGGGCTTTATCCATGAGCTGCCTGCTGCCTTGGTGGATGCCTTTCGCGCCACCCTGGAAGAAGTCTCGGAAGCGGATGCCCTGCTGCATGTCGTGGATTTATCCCACCCAGCTTGGTTAAGTCAAATTCGCTCGGTGATGCAGATCCTCTCAGAGATGCCCATTACCCCTGGCCCGGCTCTGATTGTGTTCAACAAAATCGATCAGGTGGATGGCGATAACCTGTCCTTGGCGCAGGAGGAATATCCCCAGGGGGTGTTTATTTCTGCCAGCGATCGCCTGGGATTAGAAACGCTGCGGCAGCGGCTCATCCAGCTAGTGCAATACGTGACCCAAGACAATTAG
- the cpdA gene encoding 3',5'-cyclic-AMP phosphodiesterase, producing MLTVPTLLVAQITDLHLFAAPEEELLGLPTCRSFETVIEAVQQLHPQPDLLLLTGDLSQDGSLESYEHLKSLLSPLGIPTYWLPGNHDDQGVMQQVLTSPPFSNQKSFTVKDWRFLLLNSGVPHYVHGEVSREQLNWLDQELQRAAEQPTLVSLHHPPFVVHSDWLDGSILRNPADLFAVIARHPQVKLVIFGHIHQEFDRQWQQVRFLGTPSTCIQFMPRSTQFSLDETRPGFRLLRLHPDGSWETQVERVLFEHQRDLTASGY from the coding sequence ATGCTCACAGTCCCGACCTTACTGGTTGCTCAGATTACTGATCTTCACCTGTTTGCTGCCCCCGAAGAGGAACTGCTGGGTTTGCCCACCTGCCGTTCTTTTGAAACTGTGATCGAGGCAGTGCAACAGCTTCACCCTCAGCCTGATTTACTGCTGTTGACGGGGGATCTTTCTCAGGATGGGAGCCTAGAGTCCTATGAGCATTTGAAGTCGCTGTTGAGTCCCCTAGGCATCCCAACGTATTGGCTGCCGGGAAATCATGATGATCAGGGGGTGATGCAGCAGGTCTTGACCTCCCCCCCCTTCAGTAACCAAAAATCGTTCACGGTCAAGGACTGGCGTTTCTTGCTACTCAACTCAGGGGTCCCCCACTATGTCCATGGGGAGGTATCACGAGAGCAACTGAACTGGCTAGACCAGGAATTACAGCGGGCTGCCGAACAACCGACCCTGGTGAGTTTGCATCACCCTCCGTTTGTCGTGCATTCCGATTGGTTAGATGGCAGCATTCTGCGCAACCCAGCGGATTTGTTTGCGGTGATTGCCCGCCATCCCCAGGTGAAGCTCGTGATCTTCGGTCATATTCATCAGGAATTTGATCGTCAGTGGCAACAGGTACGCTTCTTAGGCACTCCTTCTACCTGCATCCAGTTCATGCCCCGTAGTACTCAGTTCTCCCTGGATGAGACGCGCCCAGGGTTTCGACTGCTACGACTCCACCCTGATGGTTCTTGGGAAACCCAAGTAGAACGAGTGCTGTTTGAGCATCAGCGGGATTTAACCGCCAGTGGTTACTGA
- a CDS encoding Ig-like domain-containing protein has product MLGSRQFPPLFSQVLDRVALTVIAILGLLIALLLWSGDHSVPRVRDFSWQERLIGAEDTAFVLTFSRPMNPESVEANLQVGPPLPGRISWAGRRLAYTLNAPAPYGTQYKLQLQGAKDRFTADQDAAIAPFTGQFQTRDRAFAYIGVTGAEAGRLILYNLTRQQKQILTPTNLVVLDFKFYPEGQQILFSATDRGQQPQGLLDQKLYTVTTGLPLQATRSWDWLPWLRPPSSAPGVISQVLDSRDYQNLKFDLSADGLTIVVQRVGRKNPGDSGLWILQPHAAPQPLKNQPGGDFLITPDSQAIAIAQGQGLAILPLTPAAQPLDFLPKFGLVMGFSRDGAQALMLKFNQDYTRSLFLVTNQGMQKQLLRTTGSVLKAQFDPTNQLIYCLLTELLPGKTYREEPYLAAFHLQQNRLVPLLRLPDQRDIQFSLSPDGLALLLDQVVTTTSNTTTPTGMPMTTDGKMIASSRLWLLPLPQQWQQPVQIQPVALPLPGLHPQWLP; this is encoded by the coding sequence ATGCTAGGTTCCCGTCAGTTTCCCCCACTGTTTTCCCAAGTCCTGGATCGGGTTGCCTTGACGGTAATTGCCATCCTTGGACTCTTGATCGCATTGCTGCTCTGGAGTGGGGATCATAGTGTTCCCCGCGTGCGTGACTTTAGCTGGCAAGAGCGGCTGATTGGTGCTGAGGACACGGCTTTTGTGCTGACGTTTAGCCGTCCGATGAATCCAGAGAGCGTGGAAGCTAACTTACAAGTGGGGCCACCACTGCCGGGACGCATCAGTTGGGCAGGTCGCCGCCTTGCCTATACCTTGAATGCTCCTGCACCCTATGGCACCCAGTACAAGTTACAGTTACAGGGCGCAAAAGATCGATTTACCGCTGATCAGGACGCTGCCATTGCTCCCTTTACAGGTCAGTTTCAGACCCGCGATCGCGCCTTTGCTTATATTGGTGTCACCGGTGCAGAAGCCGGACGACTGATTCTCTACAATCTCACCCGACAACAGAAACAGATCCTAACTCCGACGAATCTGGTGGTACTAGATTTCAAATTCTATCCGGAAGGCCAACAGATTTTGTTCTCTGCCACGGATCGGGGGCAACAACCTCAAGGGTTGCTCGATCAAAAGTTGTATACCGTCACGACGGGACTGCCCCTGCAAGCAACTCGATCCTGGGATTGGTTACCCTGGCTGCGTCCTCCCTCATCGGCTCCAGGGGTGATCAGCCAGGTACTAGACAGCCGAGATTATCAAAATCTCAAGTTTGACCTCTCTGCCGATGGCCTAACCATTGTCGTGCAGCGTGTTGGTCGTAAGAATCCCGGAGACTCTGGCCTGTGGATTCTCCAACCCCATGCAGCCCCTCAACCCCTGAAGAATCAACCAGGGGGCGATTTCTTGATCACCCCTGATAGTCAGGCGATCGCCATTGCCCAAGGGCAAGGACTGGCGATTTTGCCCTTGACCCCCGCTGCCCAACCCTTAGACTTCTTACCCAAATTTGGTTTGGTGATGGGTTTCTCCAGGGATGGTGCCCAGGCATTGATGCTGAAATTCAATCAAGATTACACGCGATCGCTATTTTTGGTCACGAATCAGGGGATGCAGAAACAACTACTCCGCACCACCGGGTCGGTATTAAAAGCCCAGTTTGATCCGACCAACCAGTTAATCTATTGCCTGTTAACGGAGTTGTTACCGGGCAAAACCTACCGGGAAGAACCCTATCTCGCGGCCTTTCATTTGCAACAGAACCGGCTGGTGCCGCTGCTGCGGTTGCCAGATCAGCGGGATATCCAGTTCAGCCTTTCTCCTGATGGGCTGGCACTGCTCCTGGATCAGGTGGTGACCACTACTAGTAACACTACTACCCCAACGGGAATGCCAATGACCACCGATGGCAAGATGATCGCCAGTAGTCGTCTCTGGTTACTGCCCTTACCCCAACAATGGCAGCAACCGGTGCAGATACAACCAGTAGCCCTCCCCCTACCCGGTCTCCATCCTCAGTGGTTGCCTTGA
- the gatA gene encoding Asp-tRNA(Asn)/Glu-tRNA(Gln) amidotransferase subunit GatA, with translation MASIRELHQQLIRKERSAVEIAQAALAQIQALEPTLHSFLAVTADHALAQAQQVDAQLAAGEDIGLLAGIPIGIKDNLCTQGIRTTCASRILEQFIPPYESTVTQKLMEAGAVMVGKTNMDEFAMGGSTETSAFQMTANPWDTSRVPGGSSGGSAAAVAAGECTVSLGSDTGGSIRQPAAFCGIVGLKPTYGLVSRYGLVAFASSLDQIGPFARTVEDAAILLGAIAGYDPKDSTSIKVEVPDYTQFLIPDLKGKKIGVIQETFGQGLDPTVAAAVRQAIQQLQDLGAEIIEISCPRFRYGIAAYYIIAPSEASANLARYDGVKFGSRSEKPENLIDMYTRTRAEGFGAEVKRRIMIGTYVLSAGYYDAYYLKAQKVRTLMKQDFEHAFSQVDVLVSPTAPTTAFRAGDKTADPLSMYLVDLMTIPVNLAGLPGMSIPCGFDGQGLPIGLQLIGNVLREDQLFQVAYAYEKATTWHQRHPQLAKV, from the coding sequence ATGGCATCAATTCGTGAATTACACCAGCAGCTAATTCGCAAAGAACGATCAGCGGTGGAAATTGCCCAGGCAGCTTTGGCACAGATCCAGGCACTAGAGCCGACGCTGCACAGCTTTCTGGCGGTGACAGCGGATCATGCCCTGGCTCAAGCCCAGCAAGTCGATGCCCAGTTGGCAGCGGGGGAAGATATTGGATTGTTGGCTGGCATTCCCATTGGTATCAAAGATAATCTCTGCACCCAAGGTATCCGCACTACCTGCGCCTCTCGGATTCTGGAGCAGTTCATCCCTCCCTACGAGTCCACCGTTACCCAGAAGTTAATGGAGGCAGGAGCCGTGATGGTGGGTAAAACCAACATGGATGAGTTTGCCATGGGCGGCTCCACAGAAACGTCGGCATTTCAGATGACTGCAAATCCCTGGGATACCTCACGGGTCCCCGGAGGGTCATCCGGTGGCTCAGCGGCAGCGGTCGCCGCCGGGGAATGTACCGTGTCCCTGGGGTCTGATACTGGAGGCTCGATCCGTCAACCAGCGGCTTTTTGTGGCATTGTCGGCCTGAAGCCTACGTATGGCCTCGTCTCGCGCTATGGGCTAGTGGCCTTTGCCTCTTCATTGGATCAAATTGGACCCTTTGCCCGCACCGTGGAAGATGCCGCTATCCTGTTGGGGGCGATCGCTGGCTATGATCCCAAGGATTCCACCAGCATCAAGGTGGAGGTGCCGGACTACACCCAATTCCTGATTCCAGACCTCAAGGGCAAAAAGATTGGTGTCATTCAAGAAACCTTTGGTCAGGGCTTAGACCCCACGGTGGCAGCTGCGGTACGGCAAGCCATCCAACAACTTCAGGATCTCGGTGCTGAAATTATCGAGATCTCCTGTCCTCGTTTCCGGTATGGGATTGCCGCCTACTACATCATTGCGCCTTCGGAAGCATCGGCCAATTTAGCCCGCTATGACGGCGTTAAGTTCGGATCTCGCAGCGAAAAACCCGAAAATCTCATAGACATGTACACCCGTACCCGTGCCGAAGGCTTTGGGGCTGAGGTGAAACGGCGAATTATGATTGGCACCTATGTACTGTCCGCAGGCTATTACGATGCTTACTACTTGAAGGCGCAGAAGGTTCGCACCCTGATGAAGCAGGACTTTGAGCACGCCTTTTCCCAGGTGGATGTCCTGGTTTCTCCTACCGCACCGACGACGGCCTTTAGGGCTGGGGACAAAACCGCAGACCCCCTGAGTATGTACCTGGTTGACTTGATGACGATTCCGGTCAACCTGGCAGGGCTACCGGGCATGAGCATTCCCTGTGGCTTCGATGGTCAAGGTCTGCCCATTGGTCTGCAATTGATTGGCAATGTGCTGCGGGAAGATCAACTTTTCCAGGTCGCCTACGCCTACGAGAAAGCTACAACTTGGCATCAACGTCATCCGCAACTAGCTAAGGTCTAG
- the pgeF gene encoding peptidoglycan editing factor PgeF has product MHTWYWCNWEGLPYLRCHLLDAWPHGFFTRSFAPRSPLELSAILQPTAQIYRIKQVHGNTVLATHEITHTDHAVTDLAAADGVLTHKPDQAIWVCSADCTPILIADGVTGQVSAIHAGWRGTATQILPQAIARLQSQGSQLTDLRIAMGPAISGSVYQVATEVAATVGATIVPESVNQPADPLLVWLAQLPNPPILPDPEPGRVRLDVRRVNALQLERLGIKPEQVAIAPDCTYQQPDRFFSYRRDGLKQVQWSGIVSC; this is encoded by the coding sequence ATGCATACTTGGTACTGGTGTAACTGGGAAGGACTCCCCTACCTACGGTGTCATCTTCTCGATGCCTGGCCCCACGGATTCTTTACCCGCTCCTTTGCGCCGCGATCGCCCCTGGAACTCTCTGCAATTTTGCAACCCACGGCACAGATCTATCGGATTAAGCAGGTGCATGGTAACACCGTCTTAGCAACCCATGAAATCACCCACACCGACCATGCAGTCACGGATCTAGCCGCAGCCGATGGGGTGTTAACCCACAAACCCGACCAAGCAATTTGGGTCTGTAGTGCCGACTGCACCCCGATCTTGATTGCCGATGGGGTGACGGGTCAAGTCTCAGCCATTCATGCAGGCTGGCGGGGAACCGCAACCCAAATTTTGCCCCAAGCGATCGCCCGCTTGCAGTCCCAGGGCAGTCAGCTCACTGATCTGCGAATTGCCATGGGGCCAGCGATCTCAGGGTCAGTCTATCAGGTGGCAACGGAGGTCGCTGCCACGGTGGGAGCGACGATTGTCCCTGAATCGGTCAACCAACCCGCTGACCCCCTGTTGGTGTGGCTGGCCCAACTGCCCAATCCTCCGATTTTGCCCGATCCTGAACCGGGACGGGTGCGCTTGGATGTGCGGCGGGTGAATGCCCTCCAACTGGAACGATTGGGAATTAAGCCCGAACAGGTGGCGATCGCCCCTGATTGTACCTACCAGCAACCCGATCGGTTTTTTTCCTACCGTCGGGATGGGCTGAAGCAGGTGCAATGGTCAGGCATTGTTAGTTGCTAA